The Panicum virgatum strain AP13 chromosome 5K, P.virgatum_v5, whole genome shotgun sequence genome has a window encoding:
- the LOC120706532 gene encoding uncharacterized protein LOC120706532 isoform X2 produces MTPPFRKSPDRSVFPSSSILLRPAFRYQALHRHLLVLQKERREGNAKQLCGLEEELPRPQGARREKTFKCTTSRYANDQLTLGIIFHNLNECLTDASGAEMP; encoded by the exons ATGACGCCGCCGTTCCGCAAGAGTCCAGATCGATCCGTCTTCCCGTCGTCGTCGATCCTCCTCCGGCCTGCCTTCCGATATCAG GCACTGCATCGCCATCTACTCGTGCTGCAGAAGGAGCGAAGGGAAGGCAACGCAAAGCAACTGTGTGGCTTGGAGGAAGAGCTCCCGAGGCCTCAAGGGGCACGCAGAGAGAAG ACATTCAAATGTACCACCAGCCGGTATGCCAATGATCAGCTCACACTGGGCATCATCTTCCATAACCTGAATGAATGCCTCACTGATGCCTCCGGTGCTGAG ATGCCATAG
- the LOC120706532 gene encoding uncharacterized protein LOC120706532 isoform X1: MILSLTPRRHCIAIYSCCRRSEGKATQSNCVAWRKSSRGLKGHAERRFVRRADLARHRSVPDFLFNFSTQDLLVVTDELDSWIAGDERLLDVLVHCCSYVAGVCFANTWSPGLAASYMISLRPHHFSWICALLLHRSITFKCTTSRYANDQLTLGIIFHNLNECLTDASGAEMP, translated from the exons ATGATCCTCTCCTTGACGCCCCGGAGGCACTGCATCGCCATCTACTCGTGCTGCAGAAGGAGCGAAGGGAAGGCAACGCAAAGCAACTGTGTGGCTTGGAGGAAGAGCTCCCGAGGCCTCAAGGGGCACGCAGAGAGAAGGTTCGTGCGCAGGGCAGATTTGGCCAGGCATCGATCGGTTCCTGATTTTCTTTTCAACTTCTCGA CTCAAGACCTTCTTGTAGTTACTGATGAGCTGGACAGTTggatcgccggcgacgagcgcctaCTAGATGTCCTTGTGCACTGCTGCAGTTATGTTGCGGGTGTGTGCTTCGCCAACACATGGAGCCCTGGACTCGCTGCTAGCTACATGATTTCTTTGCGTCCTCACCACTTCAGCTGGATTTGTGCTCTGCTGCTTCATCGTTCCATT ACATTCAAATGTACCACCAGCCGGTATGCCAATGATCAGCTCACACTGGGCATCATCTTCCATAACCTGAATGAATGCCTCACTGATGCCTCCGGTGCTGAG ATGCCATAG